Proteins encoded within one genomic window of Rhododendron vialii isolate Sample 1 chromosome 1a, ASM3025357v1:
- the LOC131322506 gene encoding uncharacterized protein LOC131322506, which produces MLLPVWPGLNFWFCLGIISSPSWVFSFLAMDFAKKTTGLVSVVLILAIVLSWSASNLALWKFYFSLRRNPETDRFFRAYEGAGKTIGYALLFFGNVGLYYFSEKSVACMLTFLSLAVYCLCALLCIQPYADFGALEFLLSASLNQALSLFGLHSSYSWLVIIACIVISGMRYCLEPVHPPEEATRDEIELETGQLPAKTHKEDHPPPLRARLADDNPSPSGSFLDILALSGSPVPFRRRFHLPPKYSAEERAN; this is translated from the exons ATGTTGCTCCCCGTTTGGCCGGGTCTCAATTTCTGGTTCTGCCTCGGGATCATCTCGTCTCCATCATGGGTTTTCTCATTCTTGGCCATGGATTTCGCGAAGAAAACCACCGGCCTCGTCTCCGTCGTCCTGATTTTGGCAATCGTATTGTCATGGTCCGCTAGCAACTTGGCGCTTTGGAAGTTCTATTTCTCTTTGCGGAGAAATCCAGAGACCGACCGTTTCTTCCGCGCTTACGAAGGTGCCGGCAAAACCATCGGCTACGCGCTTCTGTTCTTCGGCAACGTCGGTCTCTACTACTTCTCCGAGAAATCCGTTGCTTGCATGCTCACTTTCCTCTCGCTTGCCGTTTACTGCCTCTGCGCTCTCTTATGCATCCAACCTTACGCGGATTTCGGCGCCCTGGAGTTCCTCCTCAGTGCGAGTCTGAATCAAGCATTGAGTCTTTTCGGGCTCCATTCGTCATACTCGTGGCTCGTTATAATTGCGTGTATTGTCATATCGGGGATGCGGTACTGTCTGGAACCGGTGCATCCCCCGGAGGAAGCGACGAGAGATGAAATCGAACTCGAAACAGGGCAATTACCTGCCAAGACTCACAAAGAAGACCACCCTCCTCCTCTCCGGGCACGGCTGGCCGACGATAATCCCTCACCATCGGGCAGTTTTCTTGATATTCTAGCTCTAAGCGGATCGCCGGTTCCTTTTAGAAGGAGATTTCATTTGCCGCCGAAATATTCCGCCGAGGAGAGAG CAAACTAA
- the LOC131335921 gene encoding uncharacterized protein At1g08160-like, with protein sequence MANPPARTQPPARPGRSKLFRTIGIILLIIILLVGLTILIIWLAVKPKRLVYSIESGSISGYNLSQTNHLNSTFNFILRAYNPNTKVSVYYKKVETSVWFDGQKLAFNTLAPFLQRHKNVTRLGVNLVAQDVALSGDTAKGMKTERSGGAVELDVRMKARIRLKVGAWKGRRTLRVLCPSVLVRFSSSPTVVRKSCDVDT encoded by the coding sequence ATGGCCAATCCACCAGCCCGAACACAGCCTCCTGCCCGCCCGGGCCGCTCCAAGCTGTTCCGAACCATCGGAATCATCTTGCTAATCATCATCCTCCTCGTCGGTCTAACCATCCTCATCATATGGCTAGCCGTGAAGCCCAAACGCTTAGTCTACTCGATCGAATCCGGCTCGATCAGCGGCTATAACTTGTCCCAAACCAACCACCTCAACTCCACCTTCAACTTCATCCTGAGGGCATACAACCCCAACACCAAGGTCTCCGTCTACTACAAGAAGGTGGAGACCTCGGTGTGGTTCGACGGCCAAAAGTTGGCGTTCAACACCTTGGCCCCCTTTCTCCAGCGCCACAAGAACGTGACTCGGTTGGGGGTGAATCTCGTGGCTCAGGACGTGGCGCTGTCTGGAGACACGGCGAAGGGTATGAAGACGGAGAGATCCGGTGGGGCGGTGGAGTTGGACGTCCGGATGAAGGCGAGGATAAGGCTAAAGGTGGGAGCGTGGAAGGGGCGCCGGACGTTGAGGGTTCTGTGCCCGTcggttttggtgcggttttcgTCGTCCCCGACTGTCGTGAGAAAATCGTGCGACGTTGATACATAA